A stretch of Acropora muricata isolate sample 2 chromosome 7, ASM3666990v1, whole genome shotgun sequence DNA encodes these proteins:
- the LOC136923073 gene encoding aplysianin-A-like, which translates to MTYAPAKDGFELTEQNDEDVERRVERRILCRRLCIYIFVTVFLVAVMGLLMAMFGPGSKDLRYRETKDCRAEEDKKQTAGSREMQCHVAILGGGISGLYMAETLLRKRKETNVCVFERENRFGGRILDHWFEQAPDVAVGLGAWRIDNSAKNMINLIRRFNISTVNWDYEYPSLIESRAVFANNSGTIKEQAFPTLNKGRFKNMTSNEMTSYVFGDKLVSTASLFPSYDSYVSHYLSPEASEFLSELYGYKGDFTESNDPAPYIEYLKALFSELLDKNQRPRNGMSEIIEALVNSAKAYGAKLFAGSKVISIEKFRAGFTLRTANLTVFAQKVVVATHPAAFMKVKGEVSEEIQATPIFKSIKKHQAFKGAAVYTEAWWEKTGNDSSNLSLKPRQKFVSNSNCMGTTLPYGGRGPNGEAVLHTMYMDGACSRKWGDILRISKSDVDRELKRTLEYKFRRKVPDPLDTVYQYWDEGAWHFQRPGYNYSLTAVSNWAKRPFPGQEIFLVGDAYNTLRGWTEGAILSANNALFEGWRVQEGRSLQRRNGDDVAWRKRLLDSSKDLASH; encoded by the exons ATGACTTATGCACCAGCTAAAGATGGTTTCGAGTTAACCGAGCAAAATGATGAAGATGTGGAACGCAGAGTGGAAAGAAGAATACTTTGTCGTAGGCTTTGCATCTATATTTTCGTGACGGTATTTTTAGTCGCCGTGATGGGTCTTTTAATGGCGATGTTTGGGCCGGGTTCCAAAGACCTAAGGTATCGTGAAACCAAAGAttgcagag CGgaagaagacaaaaaacaaacagcagGATCACGTGAGATGCAATGTCACGTAGCTATCTTGGGAGGAG GTATATCAGGGCTTTACATGGCTGAGACGTTGTTGCGCAAAAGGAAGGAAACAAATGTATGTGTTTTTGAACGAGAAAATCGTTTTGGCGGAAGAATTCTTGATCACTGGTTTGAGCAGGCTCCTGATGTTGCCGTTG GACTAGGTGCATGGAGAATTGATAATAGTGCCAAAAATATGAT AAATCTTATTCGTCGATTCAACATCTCAACCGTCAACTGGGACTATGAATACCCAAGCTTAATTGAATCTCGGGCTGTTTTCGCCAACAACTCCGGAACAATAAAAGAGCAAGCTTTTCCTACACTAAACAAAGGAAGGTTCAAGAATATGACAAGCAATGAGATGACCAGCTATGTCTTCGGAGACAAACTTGTGTCCACAGCAAGTCTATTTCCGTCTTATGATTCATATGTGTCGCATTACCTAAGCCCCGAGGCATCCGAATTTCTCTCTGAATTGTACGGCTACAAAGGTGACTTCACCGAATCCAATGACCCCGCTCCATACATTGAGTATTTAAAGGCTTTATTTTCAGAACTCTTGGATAAAAATCAGCGACCGAGAAATGGCATGTCCGAAATTATAGAAGCACTTGTTAATTCTGCCAAAGCCTATGGAGCGAAACTGTTTGCTGGAAGTAAAGTGATCTCTATTGAAAAATTCCGGGCAGGATTCACTTTGAGAACGGCAAATTTAACTGTGTTTGCCCAAAAGGTTGTTGTTGCTACTCATCCGGCAGCTTTCATGAAAGTCAAAGGAGAGGTCTCAGAAGAAATTCAAGCCACTCCCATTTTCAAGTCGATAAAGAAACACCAGGCATTTAAGGGCGCAGCAGTGTACACAGAGGCGTGGTGGGAAAAGACTGGAAACGATTCTTCAAACCTCAGCTTGAAACCGAGGCAGAAATTTGTTTCCAACAGCAATTGCATGGGAACGACCTTGCCCTATGG aggAAGGGGGCCAAATGGGGAGGCAGTCCTTCATACAATGTATATGGACGGTGCGTGTAGTAGGAAATGGGGAGACATTTTAAGGATTTCAAAATCTGATGTGGATAGAGAGCTGAAAAGAACTCTGGAGTACAAGTTCAGGAGAAAAGTTCCAGATCCCCTAGACACAGTTTACCAATACTGGGATGAAGGAGCCTG GCACTTTCAGAGGCCGGGTTACAATTATAGCCTAACAGCGGTGAGTAACTGGGCAAAGCGTCCATTTCCAGGCCAAGAGATCTTTCTCGTTGGAGATGCTTACAATACCCTCAGGGGGTGGACCGAGGGCGCAATTTTGTCTGCCAACAATGCGTTATTCGAGGGCTGGAGAGTTCAAGAAGGAAGGTCTTTACAAAGAAGGAACGGAGATGACGTTGCTTGGCGAAAACGATTACTGGATTCTTCAAAAGATTTGGCGAGTCATTAG